From Cannabis sativa cultivar Pink pepper isolate KNU-18-1 chromosome 8, ASM2916894v1, whole genome shotgun sequence, a single genomic window includes:
- the LOC133030598 gene encoding uncharacterized protein LOC133030598, giving the protein MTISPWLPFADSPYCSLCQFDKESITHALFFCHRLKRVWRSSSFHLVEQFAKILWSIWNERNKEKHGSKPKPHDVLLYFAISYLEEFHVAQVAKPSVVISSAPTLAPVSKNIPRLNPPSRRMKLNTDAAINKFNNTSGFGAILSNNNGDTIAVMSMPFKGNFRPKVMEAMALLYSLQWLKDLHLHVHYLRQILF; this is encoded by the exons ATGACTATCTCCCCGTGGCTTCCATTTGCAGATTCTCCTTATTGTTCACTGTGTCAATTTGATAAAGAATCTATCACTCATGCTTTGTTTTTTTGTCATCGTCTTAAACGGGTATGGAGATCATCCTCCTTCCATCTTg TTGAACAATTTGCAAAAATTTTGTGGAGTATTTGGAATGAGAGAAATAAGGAGAAACATGGATCAAAACCAAAACCACACGATGTTCTTCTTTACTTTGCTATCAGCTACCTTGAAGAGTTTCATGTTGCACAAGTTGCAAAACCATCTGTTGTTATCTCCTCTGCTCCAACTTTGGCTCCTGTATCTAAAAATATTCCAAGGTTAAATCCCCCTTCAAGAAGGATGAAGCTGAATACGGATGCTGCAATTAACAAATTTAACAACACTTCCGGTTTTGGTGCCATATTAAGCAACAACAATGGTGATACCATTGCGGTTATGTCAATGCCTTTCAAAGGGAATTTTCGACCGAAAGTTATGGAAGCAATGGCCTTACTATATAGTCTGCAATGGCTTAAGGATCTTCATTTACATGTTCACTATTTGAGACAGATTCTCTTTTAG